One window from the genome of Candidatus Didemnitutus sp. encodes:
- a CDS encoding ABC transporter ATP-binding protein: MTLRRFRPYFRYLHANRRIFYAAVFYGLIFGATSGLGVPTLVKYVFPQIFDQSGPPLPLVTVLQIAAAIPLLFLLRAVAGYLNSYYIALTGTRILEGIRLDYFRKLQLLPLSFVQNRRTGDLISRGLADTAQLQVTLTQLANDGLKQPMTLIGAIGFLAWQAFATDGVSLVLLSLATVPLVVLPIRYVGRKVVKRAEQMQAQLGGVTSHFTENLSAAREVRAFSLEQREADRFSQATNSLVEAQMRIVKYAQALTPAIEVLSAAGIAATMVFAYGSGVKLETFVAVILALYMAYEPIKKLGSLNSEIKRGEASLDRLEVVLHEPVTIADPAAPVAVSRLRGDLAFEDVSFSYGDSPALADVTARIPAGTVCALVGPSGAGKTTFANLVPRFYEVAAGRVAIDGTDVRAMRLADLRRNIALVSQEPVLFNDTIFNNLALGREGATRDEIISAAKAAHAHEFIEKQPQGYDTVVGERGTLLSGGQKQRLAIARAFLRNAPILILDEATSALDSDSEAAVQDALRHLVVGKTVLIIAHRFSTIRDASMILVFDRGRVVAQGDHAALYAGNALYKSLYDRQAGGTNGG; the protein is encoded by the coding sequence ATGACTCTCCGCCGTTTCCGTCCCTACTTTCGCTACCTGCACGCCAACCGGCGGATATTCTATGCCGCCGTCTTCTACGGCCTGATCTTCGGCGCCACCAGCGGTCTCGGCGTCCCCACGCTCGTCAAATACGTCTTCCCGCAGATTTTTGATCAGAGCGGCCCGCCCCTGCCACTGGTGACCGTGCTGCAAATCGCCGCCGCCATCCCGCTCCTGTTCCTGCTCCGCGCCGTCGCCGGCTACCTGAACAGCTACTACATCGCGCTGACCGGCACCCGCATCCTCGAAGGCATCCGCCTCGACTATTTCCGCAAACTTCAGCTTCTGCCGCTCTCGTTCGTCCAGAACCGCCGCACCGGCGACCTCATTTCGCGCGGCCTCGCCGACACCGCGCAGCTCCAGGTCACGCTCACCCAATTGGCCAACGACGGTCTCAAGCAACCGATGACGCTCATCGGCGCCATCGGCTTCCTGGCCTGGCAGGCGTTCGCCACCGATGGCGTGAGCCTCGTGCTCCTCTCGCTCGCCACGGTTCCACTTGTCGTGCTCCCGATCCGTTATGTTGGCCGCAAAGTCGTGAAGCGCGCGGAGCAAATGCAGGCCCAGCTCGGCGGCGTCACTTCGCATTTCACGGAAAACCTCTCCGCGGCCCGCGAGGTGCGCGCCTTCAGCCTCGAGCAGCGCGAAGCGGATCGCTTTTCGCAGGCAACAAACTCGCTCGTCGAGGCGCAGATGCGCATCGTCAAATACGCGCAGGCACTCACGCCGGCGATCGAAGTGCTCTCCGCCGCCGGCATCGCCGCCACGATGGTCTTCGCCTACGGCAGCGGCGTGAAACTCGAGACCTTCGTCGCCGTCATCCTCGCCCTCTACATGGCCTACGAACCGATCAAGAAACTCGGTTCACTGAACAGCGAAATCAAACGCGGCGAAGCCTCTCTCGACCGCCTCGAGGTCGTCCTCCACGAGCCCGTCACCATCGCCGATCCGGCCGCGCCCGTCGCCGTCTCGCGCCTGCGGGGCGACCTCGCATTCGAGGACGTCTCCTTCTCCTACGGCGACAGCCCCGCGCTCGCCGACGTCACCGCGCGCATCCCCGCCGGCACCGTCTGCGCGCTCGTGGGCCCGAGCGGCGCCGGCAAGACCACCTTCGCCAACCTCGTCCCGCGTTTCTACGAAGTCGCCGCCGGCCGCGTCGCCATCGACGGCACCGACGTCCGCGCCATGCGCCTCGCCGACCTGCGCCGCAACATCGCCTTGGTCTCGCAGGAACCGGTGCTCTTCAACGACACCATCTTCAACAACCTCGCGCTCGGCCGTGAAGGAGCCACGCGCGACGAAATCATCTCCGCCGCCAAGGCCGCTCACGCCCACGAGTTCATCGAGAAACAACCGCAAGGTTACGACACTGTCGTCGGCGAACGCGGCACGCTCCTCTCCGGCGGACAGAAGCAGCGCCTGGCCATCGCCCGCGCTTTCCTGCGCAACGCCCCCATCCTCATCCTCGACGAAGCCACCAGCGCGCTCGACTCCGACAGCGAAGCCGCGGTGCAGGACGCACTGCGCCACCTCGTCGTTGGCAAGACCGTGCTCATCATCGCCCACCGCTTCAGCACCATCCGCGACGCCTCGATGATCCTCGTTTTCGATCGCGGTCGCGTCGTCGCACAAGGCGACCACGCGGCGCTCTACGCCGGCAACGCCCTCTACAAATCGCTCTACGACCGCCAAGCCGGCGGCACAAACGGCGGCTGA
- a CDS encoding glycosyltransferase family 2 protein: MVSVLVPTYNYARFLPQALQSVLAQDYPNLEILVSDDCSTDDTATVVHELAQADPRVRVVLQPRNLGMVPHWNWCLTEARGAYVKFLFGDDAFNSRHAISRLVGLLENQPTAAIATSARRVMDEYSRPLDLWNPLRREGRHEGRALIGRCLLANQNLIGEPSAVLLRRSALDRDFSPAFRQLVDLELWLHLLESGDLAYTPEPLVGFRRHDAQQTRANHHAAVAQQETLRLIAQFLDQPAKRTAAGLTEFDYRLILYRASHYLKKAERRLGGPPPPPEQTSELSPGWRLACQLRHAVQRPMENLRHSLDKRRDVIAVRPEWAAANAYML; this comes from the coding sequence TTGGTCAGCGTCCTTGTTCCGACCTACAACTACGCCCGCTTCCTCCCCCAGGCGCTGCAGTCCGTGCTCGCGCAGGATTATCCCAACCTGGAAATCCTCGTGAGCGACGACTGTTCGACCGACGACACCGCAACCGTGGTCCACGAACTGGCGCAGGCCGACCCGCGCGTGCGTGTCGTGCTCCAGCCACGCAACCTCGGCATGGTCCCGCACTGGAATTGGTGCCTGACCGAGGCGCGCGGCGCCTACGTGAAATTCCTCTTCGGCGACGACGCCTTCAACTCGCGCCACGCCATCTCGCGACTCGTCGGTTTGCTGGAAAACCAGCCGACGGCCGCCATCGCGACCTCCGCGCGCCGCGTGATGGACGAATATTCCCGACCGCTCGACCTCTGGAATCCGCTCCGGCGCGAAGGCCGGCACGAGGGCCGCGCCCTGATCGGTCGCTGCCTGCTCGCCAACCAAAACCTCATCGGCGAACCCAGCGCCGTGCTGCTGCGCCGCTCCGCACTCGACCGCGACTTCTCGCCGGCGTTTCGCCAGTTGGTCGATCTCGAGCTGTGGCTGCACCTGCTCGAATCCGGCGATCTCGCCTACACGCCCGAGCCGCTGGTCGGCTTCCGACGCCACGACGCGCAACAGACCCGCGCGAATCACCACGCCGCGGTAGCCCAGCAGGAAACGTTGCGCCTCATCGCGCAATTCCTCGACCAGCCCGCCAAGCGCACCGCCGCCGGCCTGACCGAGTTCGACTACCGGCTGATCCTCTATCGCGCTTCCCACTACTTGAAGAAAGCGGAACGCCGACTTGGCGGCCCGCCACCTCCGCCGGAACAGACATCCGAACTTTCCCCCGGCTGGCGTCTCGCCTGCCAGCTCCGCCACGCCGTGCAACGACCGATGGAGAACCTGCGCCACTCGCTCGACAAGCGCCGCGACGTCATCGCCGTCCGCCCCGAATGGGCCGCCGCGAACGCCTACATGCTCTGA